The Candidatus Hydrogenedentota bacterium DNA window GGCTACCGGTGTTCAAACCGGCCGAAACTTGCCTGAGGAACCGAAGATCTACTCGTTGGCGGCCGCTTCTTTGGGAACCAGCTTGGCATAGACGCGCGGATAGTCAGCATTGACCCATTCGGCAAACGGCTTCGATCCATCGTACAGGTCGAGAAGGGTGCCTATGGGGGCATTGTCGAAAAACGGCCCAAACTGCTTACGGGCCTCGTCTACCGTTTTTCCCTGCAACAAGAGGTAGACGGCAGAAGCGACGCCGCTACGGTGGGTGCCTCCCTGGCAGTGAACGAGAATGGGCTTCTCGGCCGATAAACACCATTTCACAAACTGGGCGAGGGACTCCGGCTCCGGGAGCTTCTCCTTCGACCACGGTAGGTCAAAGTGAGCCACGTCATGACGTTCGCACGCTTCACGTTCTTCCCGGTACCATCGCGAGTCCGGGTCAGGGTGCCGGAGACTGATCACCGTGCGGATGCCATCGTCCTCGATTGCCTTCTCCAGCCGGGAGGCGGGAAGTTGGCCCGACCTGTACAGTGTTTGGGCTTCTACCGTCCGAAAATTGTGATCGAGGTACGCGCAGCAGACAAGGTGCGTGACAGCAAGCGCGGCAACTACGGCAAATGAGGATCGCACGGGCTTGCGGAGAGTATACAATGAGCGGTACTGCATGAGGATTCCGCAACTCCAGAAACCGAAACCGAAGGAAGACTGCTTTGATACTACAATCCAAAGTGTCATTTATAACGCTGGCGGCATTTCTGGCTTTGAGCGCAGCCGGCCAAGAGAGCATAGACCAGTCGCGCCGGACGGCCATTGTCACGGCGATTGAGAAGGTTTCCCCGGCGGTCGTGTCCGTGAATGTCATCGAGCTTCGCGCTCAGCGGCAGCTTCCCCCGCGCCTGCGCGACTTTTGGGACATGTTCGACCTTCCTGGCCCCTACACGGTGCAACAGCGGCGTTTGAATTCGGTCGGAAGCGGGTTCTTCTACCGGGAAGGCTACATCATCACGAACTACCACGTCGTGGAGGAAGCGGATCAAGTAGCCTCGGTGACATTACCTGATGGCCGGGAACTCGAAGTCGCGCTGGTCGGGATAGACGAACGCACGGACATCGCTGTTCTGCGCGCCAGTGGCGCAAACCTGCCCCCCGTTTCGCTGGGGAACTCGGATGACTTACTGACCGGCGAGTGGGCGATAGCCATCGGCAATCCGTTTGGCCCGCTGATGAGCGATTCCCAACCGACCGTCAGCGTCGGCGTGGTATCCGCGAACCACCGCCGGATCAGTCCGCGCGTGGGAGGCGGGGAACGGCTGTATCAGGGGATGATCCAGACGGACGCGGCCATCAATCCAGGCAACAGCGGCGGTCCGCTGGTGAATTCGCGCGGCCAGGTAATTGGCATCAACACCATGATCTTCAGTGAAAGCGGCGGAAGCGTGGGCCTGGGATTCGCCATTCCGATCAACCGCGCGAAGCGCGTGGCCGAAGAGATCATTCAGTACGGGCGCAGGCGCGATCCCTGGGCGGGATTCAAGGTTGAAGACGTCGCAAACCTCACCCAAGGGATTATCTCCCAGCTTGGCATCCAGTCGCATGCGGGGTGTGTCATTCAGAACATTCTCAAAGACTGCCCTGCCTACGCCGCGGGATTGCGGCCGGGAGATGTGGTCATCGGCGTGAATGGGCAACGCGTCGAGACGAGCAGCGATATCGACTTTGCAGTTTGGGATTTATTCGTCGGCGATCCGATCACCGTGACCGCAGAGCGCTCGGGGCAGGTGAGTGAGTTTAAATTCGTCATTCAGGAACTGGCCAAATAGACTCAGGCTCGCGCACGTGAACCAGATTCACCGGGAGGGAAGGAATGAGGGAGGAAACCAGTCGGCTGGATA harbors:
- a CDS encoding tyrosine-protein phosphatase, with product MQYRSLYTLRKPVRSSFAVVAALAVTHLVCCAYLDHNFRTVEAQTLYRSGQLPASRLEKAIEDDGIRTVISLRHPDPDSRWYREEREACERHDVAHFDLPWSKEKLPEPESLAQFVKWCLSAEKPILVHCQGGTHRSGVASAVYLLLQGKTVDEARKQFGPFFDNAPIGTLLDLYDGSKPFAEWVNADYPRVYAKLVPKEAAANE
- a CDS encoding trypsin-like peptidase domain-containing protein is translated as MILQSKVSFITLAAFLALSAAGQESIDQSRRTAIVTAIEKVSPAVVSVNVIELRAQRQLPPRLRDFWDMFDLPGPYTVQQRRLNSVGSGFFYREGYIITNYHVVEEADQVASVTLPDGRELEVALVGIDERTDIAVLRASGANLPPVSLGNSDDLLTGEWAIAIGNPFGPLMSDSQPTVSVGVVSANHRRISPRVGGGERLYQGMIQTDAAINPGNSGGPLVNSRGQVIGINTMIFSESGGSVGLGFAIPINRAKRVAEEIIQYGRRRDPWAGFKVEDVANLTQGIISQLGIQSHAGCVIQNILKDCPAYAAGLRPGDVVIGVNGQRVETSSDIDFAVWDLFVGDPITVTAERSGQVSEFKFVIQELAK